A part of Hydrogenobacter sp. T-8 genomic DNA contains:
- a CDS encoding complex I subunit 4 family protein yields the protein MEGFPLASVSMLLPLVGSVLIVFAREEFSKWIAVLFSGLVFVLSLLSLFFFDFSKADRFQFVEKYPLIPELNLSLHLGFDGLSYLMYILTTLVSLVALLWSTRDHQISHRLKEYYIWFLLTETFLVGVFASLDLMVFYVFYELTLVPMFFVIGIWGYKLRLYSAYKFFIYIFVSSLLLLLGIVSLAVQHYRQFSKFSFNYLDLINNQYDLTFEVFMFLLFLIAFAVKTPIVPFHTWLPDAHGEAPTAGSVVLAAVLLKMGTYALLRFNIGLFPEASVFLMPIMVLWGIFSIVFASWFTISQSNVKRFVAYSSVSHMGFVVTGMFLLNAEGLRASITEMFAHGLTSSALFMMAGFIYNRLHSFNMQALRGSIKFMPLFAVLVAITGFSSMGLPGGSSFWGKFLTIVGAREYTLLLAFLVIVGAFFSAVYVLYLLKTLYLDTKEESRLVHFTDLRGFKLTAFLLVVFPMFIVGFLPFLFFAFYDPYIDSLLKYLLSRVAGG from the coding sequence ATGGAAGGCTTTCCTTTGGCTTCTGTGAGCATGCTTTTGCCCCTCGTGGGCAGTGTATTGATAGTCTTTGCAAGGGAGGAGTTTTCCAAGTGGATAGCGGTCCTTTTCAGCGGTCTTGTCTTTGTGCTTTCTCTTCTCTCCCTGTTTTTCTTTGACTTTTCAAAAGCGGACCGCTTTCAGTTTGTAGAGAAATACCCCCTTATTCCCGAGCTAAACCTAAGCCTACATCTGGGCTTTGACGGGCTTTCTTATCTTATGTATATACTAACCACCCTTGTATCCCTCGTGGCACTCCTCTGGTCCACCAGAGACCATCAGATAAGCCACCGCCTCAAAGAGTATTACATATGGTTTCTGCTAACGGAAACCTTCCTTGTGGGCGTCTTTGCAAGCCTTGACCTTATGGTCTTCTATGTATTTTATGAACTTACCCTTGTTCCTATGTTCTTTGTCATAGGTATATGGGGCTACAAGCTCAGGCTTTATTCTGCGTATAAGTTCTTCATATACATCTTTGTTTCCTCTTTGTTACTTCTGCTTGGTATTGTGAGCCTTGCGGTTCAACATTATAGACAGTTTAGCAAGTTCTCCTTTAACTATCTTGACCTTATAAACAATCAGTATGACCTTACCTTTGAGGTCTTTATGTTCCTTCTCTTTCTAATAGCCTTTGCGGTCAAAACGCCCATCGTGCCCTTCCATACATGGCTTCCGGACGCTCACGGAGAGGCACCAACCGCAGGCTCTGTGGTGCTGGCAGCAGTTCTTCTCAAGATGGGCACCTATGCCCTTCTTAGGTTCAACATAGGTCTCTTCCCAGAAGCCTCTGTGTTCCTCATGCCCATAATGGTGTTGTGGGGCATATTCTCCATAGTCTTCGCCTCGTGGTTTACCATAAGCCAGAGCAATGTAAAGAGGTTCGTAGCCTACTCTTCTGTGAGCCATATGGGCTTTGTGGTAACGGGTATGTTTCTCCTCAACGCAGAGGGTCTTAGAGCCAGCATAACGGAGATGTTTGCCCACGGGCTTACCTCCTCCGCTCTCTTTATGATGGCGGGCTTTATCTACAACAGACTTCATAGCTTTAACATGCAAGCCCTAAGGGGAAGTATAAAGTTTATGCCCCTCTTTGCGGTTCTTGTGGCAATAACAGGCTTTTCCTCCATGGGGCTTCCCGGCGGGTCTTCCTTCTGGGGCAAGTTTCTTACCATAGTGGGTGCCAGAGAATACACCCTGCTCCTTGCCTTCCTTGTGATAGTGGGTGCCTTTTTCAGTGCGGTATACGTGCTTTATCTCCTAAAGACCTTATACCTTGACACAAAGGAAGAAAGCAGGCTAGTCCACTTTACAGACCTTAGGGGCTTCAAGCTCACCGCCTTCTTGTTGGTGGTCTTTCCCATGTTTATAGTGGGCTTTTTGCCCTTCTTGTTCTTTGCCTTTTACGACCCATATATAGACAGCCTGCTTAAATATCTTCTTTCAAGGGTGGCTGGAGGCTAA
- a CDS encoding Uma2 family endonuclease — MKLRHLPHYTYEDYTKWQGDWELIEGVPYAMASPKFPHQRLMFVLARLLEDMLEECDCFVVGKLDWVISEDTVVRPDLVVLCEEPQDYIRKRPEVVFEIVSENSREMDEFVKFKLYEQQAVPYYVLLYPEGKSWKAYRWSPQGFVPMERLSFSVKGCAFEIDTERLWR, encoded by the coding sequence ATGAAGCTAAGGCATCTGCCACATTACACTTATGAGGACTATACAAAATGGCAAGGAGACTGGGAGCTTATAGAGGGCGTTCCCTATGCTATGGCTTCGCCCAAATTTCCCCATCAGCGTCTTATGTTTGTGCTGGCAAGGCTTTTGGAAGACATGCTTGAAGAATGCGACTGTTTTGTGGTGGGAAAGCTTGACTGGGTCATATCGGAGGATACGGTTGTGAGACCAGACCTTGTAGTTTTGTGTGAAGAACCTCAGGACTACATAAGAAAAAGACCGGAGGTGGTCTTTGAGATAGTTTCAGAGAACTCAAGGGAGATGGATGAGTTTGTAAAGTTTAAGCTATACGAACAGCAAGCAGTGCCTTATTATGTGCTTTTGTATCCAGAAGGCAAAAGCTGGAAAGCCTACAGGTGGTCTCCACAGGGTTTTGTGCCTATGGAGAGGCTCTCTTTTAGTGTAAAAGGCTGTGCCTTTGAAATAGATACAGAAAGGCTCTGGAGGTAG
- a CDS encoding NuoI/complex I 23 kDa subunit family protein — translation MGIKKVDRKAFLNLLETVFFVDFIKGLSVTLTNLFRRPITTNYPIEKLTPPKRYRGAHGHFVWDGTEPDSLKAIEKFMSYEKGKSRCVACYMCQTACPMPTLFRIEAVQMPDGSKKVVRFDMNLLNCLFCGLCVDACPVGCLTMTDLYELAGYTRRSAVLKMDRLEENAIDWKKRRGSEPDRIWIDDQQREKLWGKIEWSG, via the coding sequence ATGGGTATAAAGAAAGTAGACAGGAAGGCTTTTCTTAACCTGTTAGAAACTGTGTTCTTTGTAGATTTCATAAAGGGTCTTTCCGTGACCCTCACAAACCTTTTCAGAAGACCTATAACCACCAACTACCCTATAGAAAAACTCACACCACCTAAGCGATACAGAGGAGCTCACGGGCACTTCGTGTGGGACGGCACAGAGCCAGACTCTCTGAAGGCTATAGAGAAATTTATGAGCTACGAAAAGGGTAAGAGCAGGTGTGTTGCCTGTTATATGTGTCAGACCGCCTGTCCTATGCCAACCCTCTTTAGGATAGAGGCGGTGCAGATGCCTGACGGCTCAAAAAAGGTGGTGCGTTTTGATATGAACCTGCTTAACTGTCTCTTTTGTGGTCTTTGTGTGGACGCCTGTCCTGTGGGCTGTCTTACCATGACGGACCTCTATGAACTGGCAGGATACACAAGGAGGTCTGCAGTCCTTAAGATGGACAGGCTTGAGGAAAACGCCATAGACTGGAAAAAGAGAAGAGGCTCTGAGCCAGACCGTATCTGGATAGATGACCAGCAAAGAGAAAAGCTCTGGGGGAAGATAGAATGGAGTGGTTGA
- a CDS encoding NADH-quinone oxidoreductase subunit A has product MEYMALLIFFGILLSIALVFVFINKILGPKSSEAMQDYPYECGVPLYDKSAQSTFHQGYYLLGLLLLLFDIEAAFLFPWTVVYRHLGIFGFVEMFLFILILTYGLLYAWRKGALDWQFEEESL; this is encoded by the coding sequence ATGGAATACATGGCACTTCTTATATTCTTTGGTATATTGCTCAGTATTGCGCTGGTCTTTGTCTTCATAAACAAGATACTGGGTCCCAAAAGCTCAGAGGCAATGCAGGATTATCCCTACGAGTGCGGTGTACCCCTTTACGACAAGTCCGCCCAGTCCACCTTCCATCAGGGATACTACCTGCTTGGTCTTTTGCTCCTGCTCTTTGACATAGAGGCTGCCTTTCTTTTCCCTTGGACTGTGGTCTATAGGCATTTGGGTATTTTTGGCTTTGTGGAAATGTTTCTTTTTATCCTTATCCTTACCTACGGGCTCTTGTACGCTTGGAGGAAGGGTGCCCTTGACTGGCAGTTTGAAGAGGAAAGTCTATAA
- a CDS encoding NADH-quinone oxidoreductase subunit N, protein MEQLIRIEIPNLWLLLPELVVLITGFALFSLELLYKRLNHALAISVSLVGYLLAFLLLLFNWGIEGETFYGLYKRDEFSNLMQAFMLILTMALLGFNYLYYKHRRSLYGEFYYILSFALIGGMFLVSSYNLVVLYVALEAVSIAFYILTALLRSDFNSKEGAFKYLMLGGLSIALASYGAGFMYLYSGSLDLRYILTHVGENHYFLVLGLVLFLIGFAIKIGAVPFHFWLPDAYQGAPTPITAYMASVGKLAFFAPLVRIMPLVQEHFAYAWITTASIISALTMLYGNLTALVQKDVKRLLAYSSIAHSGYIMAGIAVAEVIGLKAVIYFLIAYSLMGFGSFMVLALLERAEGWENRLEQFSGMRFSAPWLAFSFMIMLLALLGVPPTVGFVGKALVFMSLSFERLWWLALVMIIATGISTGYYLRITVLMFMKEGEEGQHHIAVSTLEKSLIVILSLALVLLGALPIILWNFVSPSAENLFMR, encoded by the coding sequence ATGGAACAACTCATAAGGATAGAGATACCTAACCTGTGGCTCCTGCTTCCAGAGCTTGTGGTTCTTATTACTGGCTTTGCCCTTTTCAGTCTTGAGCTTCTCTACAAGAGGCTCAACCACGCCCTTGCCATAAGCGTCAGCCTGGTAGGCTATCTCCTTGCCTTCCTGCTTCTCCTTTTCAACTGGGGCATAGAGGGTGAGACCTTCTACGGGCTCTACAAAAGAGACGAATTTTCCAACCTTATGCAGGCTTTTATGCTAATCCTTACCATGGCACTCTTGGGCTTTAATTACCTCTATTATAAACACAGACGCTCTCTCTATGGCGAATTCTACTACATACTGAGCTTTGCCCTCATAGGGGGTATGTTTTTGGTCTCCTCTTACAACCTTGTAGTTCTGTATGTTGCCCTTGAGGCGGTTTCCATCGCCTTCTACATACTCACCGCTTTGCTGAGGTCTGACTTTAACTCCAAGGAGGGTGCCTTTAAATACCTTATGCTTGGTGGTCTTTCCATAGCCTTGGCTTCCTACGGTGCGGGCTTTATGTATCTCTATTCGGGTTCACTTGACCTTCGGTATATCCTCACCCATGTGGGTGAAAACCACTACTTTTTGGTGCTGGGGCTTGTGCTGTTTTTAATAGGCTTTGCCATAAAGATCGGTGCGGTGCCCTTCCACTTTTGGCTTCCAGACGCCTACCAGGGTGCGCCCACGCCCATCACCGCCTACATGGCGTCCGTGGGAAAGCTGGCTTTCTTTGCACCCCTTGTGAGGATTATGCCCTTGGTGCAAGAGCATTTTGCCTATGCATGGATAACCACCGCGAGCATTATCTCTGCCCTTACCATGCTATATGGAAACCTCACCGCCCTTGTGCAAAAGGATGTGAAGAGGCTTCTTGCCTATTCTTCCATTGCCCACTCGGGATACATCATGGCAGGCATAGCGGTAGCGGAAGTTATAGGTCTTAAGGCGGTCATATACTTTCTGATCGCTTACTCTCTTATGGGCTTTGGCAGTTTTATGGTGCTTGCCCTCTTGGAGAGGGCGGAGGGTTGGGAAAATAGGCTTGAGCAGTTTTCTGGCATGAGGTTCTCAGCACCTTGGCTTGCCTTCTCCTTTATGATAATGCTCCTCGCCCTTCTGGGCGTGCCACCCACTGTGGGCTTTGTGGGCAAGGCACTTGTTTTCATGTCCCTATCCTTTGAGAGGCTTTGGTGGCTTGCCCTGGTGATGATAATCGCAACAGGCATATCCACAGGCTACTATCTGAGGATTACGGTGCTTATGTTTATGAAAGAAGGAGAAGAGGGACAACACCACATAGCGGTCTCCACGCTGGAAAAGTCCCTTATAGTTATCCTATCCCTAGCCCTTGTCCTTCTTGGAGCCCTGCCTATAATATTATGGAACTTTGTAAGCCCATCTGCAGAGAACCTTTTCATGAGGTGA
- a CDS encoding NADH-quinone oxidoreductase subunit D has translation MPWARGEEFTQLKERFEGLEIEEKPTLTALHVPKARLIELLKALKEERGYKLFIDHSVVDFPDKKPRFQAFYILYNVDEKKRVVVKTWTDGELPSIERLWFAGKWAERECYDMFGIRYEGHENLVRAFMWETYQHYPLRKDFPLEGYATEYLPSLNEVLWGENLNGLMNYDKMHTPVPTLEDLEITEKRRLQKKAQIVLNWGPLHPGTHGTMWFLFDLEGERVYQCDVILGQLHRGVEKLAENEMYNQFLVYTDRMDYLSALCSNQAWVVAVERLLGIEDLVPEKAKYIRTMMSELQRINSHLLWLGTYALDLGALTIFLYAFKEREKLMDIIEGITGARLTISYTRIGGVRMDLPEGALEVIKAFIKRFPRELKEWETILSRNRIWLRRNVGVGVISKEDVYFYGLTGPVARGSGVPYDIRKFEPYDAYPWVEFDIPVGESGDVYDRYLVRLEEMRQSLRIIEQCVAVLEKLKNAPFFAESPDPKKLKLPLDGIGLKVPEGEIYSSGENPRGELGFYIYSTGGVKPYRVKIRPGSMYNLCVYPKLMKDRVIADAVTILASIDPVVGEIDR, from the coding sequence ATGCCTTGGGCAAGAGGAGAAGAGTTCACCCAGCTAAAGGAGAGGTTTGAAGGGCTGGAAATTGAGGAAAAGCCCACTCTTACCGCCCTTCATGTGCCAAAGGCAAGGCTTATAGAGCTTCTTAAGGCTCTGAAGGAAGAAAGGGGCTACAAGCTCTTCATTGACCACTCGGTGGTGGACTTTCCTGACAAAAAACCTCGCTTTCAAGCCTTCTACATCCTCTACAACGTGGATGAGAAAAAGAGGGTAGTGGTAAAAACATGGACGGACGGAGAGCTACCTTCTATAGAAAGGCTTTGGTTTGCGGGCAAGTGGGCTGAGCGCGAGTGCTACGATATGTTTGGCATAAGGTATGAGGGGCACGAAAACTTAGTGCGTGCCTTTATGTGGGAAACCTACCAGCACTATCCTCTTAGAAAGGACTTTCCTCTTGAGGGCTATGCCACAGAATACTTGCCTTCCTTGAACGAGGTCCTATGGGGTGAAAACCTCAACGGTCTTATGAACTACGATAAGATGCACACGCCCGTGCCAACTCTAGAAGACCTTGAGATAACCGAAAAGAGAAGGCTTCAGAAAAAGGCTCAGATAGTGCTAAACTGGGGACCACTACATCCGGGAACGCACGGAACTATGTGGTTTCTCTTTGACCTTGAGGGGGAAAGGGTCTATCAGTGCGATGTGATACTGGGTCAGCTCCATAGGGGCGTGGAAAAGTTAGCAGAAAACGAGATGTATAACCAGTTTCTGGTCTACACAGACCGTATGGACTACCTTTCCGCCCTATGCTCCAATCAGGCTTGGGTTGTGGCAGTGGAGAGACTTCTCGGCATAGAAGACCTTGTTCCAGAAAAGGCAAAGTATATCCGCACTATGATGTCAGAGCTTCAGAGGATAAACTCTCACCTTTTGTGGCTTGGCACATACGCTCTTGACCTTGGAGCTCTAACCATATTCCTGTATGCCTTTAAGGAGAGAGAAAAACTTATGGACATTATAGAGGGTATAACTGGTGCAAGGCTCACCATCTCCTACACGAGGATAGGTGGTGTGCGTATGGACTTGCCAGAGGGTGCTCTGGAGGTAATAAAAGCCTTTATAAAGAGGTTTCCAAGGGAGCTAAAGGAGTGGGAGACCATACTCAGTAGGAACAGGATATGGCTAAGAAGAAACGTGGGAGTGGGAGTTATAAGCAAGGAGGATGTTTACTTCTATGGGCTCACAGGTCCAGTAGCCAGAGGCTCTGGCGTGCCTTACGATATAAGAAAGTTTGAACCCTACGATGCCTATCCATGGGTGGAGTTTGACATTCCCGTGGGAGAAAGTGGAGATGTGTATGATAGGTATCTGGTCAGGCTTGAGGAGATGAGACAGAGCCTTAGGATAATAGAGCAGTGTGTGGCGGTCCTTGAAAAACTCAAAAATGCACCCTTCTTTGCGGAATCTCCAGACCCTAAAAAGCTCAAGCTACCCCTTGACGGCATAGGTCTAAAGGTTCCAGAGGGAGAGATATACTCCTCAGGAGAAAACCCGAGAGGAGAGCTGGGCTTTTACATATACTCCACTGGTGGTGTCAAGCCCTACAGGGTAAAGATAAGACCAGGCTCCATGTATAACCTTTGCGTGTATCCCAAGCTTATGAAAGACCGCGTCATAGCGGATGCGGTTACCATCTTGGCAAGCATAGACCCAGTGGTAGGAGAGATAGACCGATGA
- the nuoL gene encoding NADH-quinone oxidoreductase subunit L, protein MEGLAVLLSPLIAFLIIGLFGSRMGDMASALLCILGGAFSFLFSLWATFKALNEPFTVKLYNFLPLGDYTLSLGLYFDPLSSVTASVVTLVATLIFIYSVGYMSNLFGQWTFKFYAYLSLFLFAMLLIVLSDNLLGLFFGWEGVGLASYLLIGYFHTQKKAANASLEAFTLNRIGDWFFLFGIIATFYLFGSLSILDIFGKVSEVDKALLGLACLLLFGGAVGKSGQLPLHTWLPNAMAGPTPVSALLHAATMVAAGVYMVARLYPMFENAPQSLKVVALVGGITALFAGLSATSHTDIKKIIAFSTMSQLGLMFLALGLGDRMSAMFHLTTHAFFKALLFLSAGSIIHAFHHHVHDIYETGGLKRYMPITYGSFLVGALALAGIFPLSGFWSKDLIVATAYEVSFFWGVLVSVVSFLTAYYIFREGFVMFHGKEHFRYEHEKEPHESPGVMAIPMLMLAVMAVSAGFFEGWYGGVMGVKKELHLNIALLSMGVALAGIGVAYLVYVRGLIDPQKAYEALKPLHTTFKEQFFTERLYHRGIARGYMGLSRALFLAGDRVLIDGFINLLNFLYLRVVKFLWMKLDIMLVDLFVNGVAKVSYWTGKRVRNIQTGLLNNYVSFLLLGVVFILGVILYSMR, encoded by the coding sequence ATGGAAGGGCTGGCGGTTCTACTTTCACCTCTTATAGCCTTTTTGATAATAGGCCTCTTTGGCTCAAGAATGGGCGATATGGCAAGTGCCTTGCTCTGCATCCTGGGCGGTGCTTTCTCCTTCCTCTTCTCCCTGTGGGCTACCTTCAAAGCCCTCAACGAGCCCTTTACTGTCAAGCTATACAACTTTTTGCCTCTGGGTGATTATACCCTCTCTCTGGGTCTTTACTTTGACCCTCTGTCTTCTGTTACTGCCTCTGTGGTCACTCTTGTGGCTACTCTTATTTTTATCTACTCTGTGGGCTATATGTCTAATCTCTTCGGTCAGTGGACTTTTAAGTTCTATGCCTATCTCTCTCTTTTCCTCTTTGCCATGCTCCTTATTGTGCTTTCGGACAACCTTCTTGGGCTTTTCTTTGGCTGGGAAGGTGTGGGTCTTGCCTCTTATCTGCTTATTGGATACTTCCACACTCAGAAAAAGGCTGCTAATGCCTCCCTTGAGGCTTTTACTCTAAATCGTATCGGAGACTGGTTTTTCCTCTTTGGTATCATTGCCACCTTTTACCTTTTTGGTTCTTTGTCTATTCTTGACATTTTTGGCAAGGTCTCTGAGGTGGACAAGGCACTTCTTGGTCTTGCTTGCCTTTTGCTTTTTGGTGGTGCGGTAGGGAAGTCTGGTCAACTGCCTCTGCATACTTGGCTTCCTAATGCTATGGCTGGTCCTACTCCTGTTTCTGCCCTTTTGCACGCTGCTACCATGGTGGCAGCGGGTGTTTATATGGTTGCAAGGCTCTATCCCATGTTTGAAAACGCACCACAGAGTTTGAAGGTTGTTGCCCTTGTGGGAGGTATAACCGCCCTCTTTGCAGGACTTTCCGCCACCTCTCACACAGACATAAAGAAGATTATCGCCTTTTCCACCATGAGCCAGCTGGGACTTATGTTTTTGGCTTTGGGTCTTGGGGACAGGATGTCCGCCATGTTTCACCTTACCACTCATGCCTTTTTCAAAGCTCTACTTTTCCTCTCTGCAGGTTCAATAATCCACGCCTTTCACCATCATGTGCATGACATATACGAGACTGGAGGTTTGAAAAGATACATGCCCATAACCTATGGAAGTTTTCTCGTGGGAGCATTGGCATTGGCGGGAATATTTCCACTATCAGGTTTTTGGAGCAAGGACCTTATAGTGGCAACTGCGTATGAAGTGAGCTTTTTCTGGGGTGTGCTTGTGTCTGTGGTGAGTTTTTTGACTGCCTATTACATATTCAGGGAGGGCTTTGTAATGTTTCATGGCAAGGAACACTTCAGGTACGAGCATGAAAAGGAGCCACATGAGAGTCCTGGCGTGATGGCGATACCCATGCTTATGTTGGCTGTGATGGCGGTGTCCGCAGGGTTTTTTGAGGGGTGGTATGGGGGTGTGATGGGAGTGAAGAAAGAACTTCATTTGAATATTGCCCTACTCTCTATGGGTGTAGCATTGGCGGGCATAGGTGTGGCATATCTTGTGTATGTGAGAGGACTGATAGACCCACAGAAGGCATATGAGGCTCTCAAGCCTTTGCATACTACCTTCAAAGAGCAGTTCTTTACTGAGAGGCTTTACCACAGGGGTATAGCAAGGGGGTATATGGGTCTCTCAAGGGCTCTCTTTTTGGCAGGCGACAGGGTGCTAATAGATGGCTTTATAAACCTTCTTAACTTCCTCTACCTTAGAGTGGTCAAGTTCCTCTGGATGAAGCTGGACATAATGCTTGTAGACCTTTTTGTCAACGGCGTGGCAAAGGTTTCCTACTGGACGGGCAAAAGGGTAAGGAACATACAGACGGGACTTCTTAACAACTATGTGAGCTTTCTGCTACTGGGTGTGGTCTTTATACTGGGCGTAATTCTATACAGCATGAGGTGA
- the nuoK gene encoding NADH-quinone oxidoreductase subunit NuoK translates to MTIEKAYLLISIFLFLSGVLGVIIRKNLITLLISTELMLNGVNLALVSVDRIVGGIEGQVFALFILAVAASEVAVGLGLIVALFRLRGYEGSSEITHLRD, encoded by the coding sequence GTGACCATAGAAAAGGCTTATCTTCTCATAAGCATCTTTTTATTCCTTTCTGGCGTGCTTGGTGTTATCATAAGGAAGAACCTTATAACACTGCTTATAAGCACAGAGCTCATGCTAAACGGGGTGAACCTTGCTCTTGTAAGCGTGGACAGGATAGTAGGCGGTATAGAGGGGCAGGTCTTTGCCCTCTTTATACTGGCGGTGGCTGCCTCTGAGGTGGCAGTAGGTCTTGGTCTTATAGTTGCCCTCTTTAGGCTCAGAGGCTACGAAGGCTCTTCTGAGATAACGCATTTGAGGGACTAA
- the rimO gene encoding 30S ribosomal protein S12 methylthiotransferase RimO has protein sequence MKVGVISLGCAKNLVDTEVLLGKLKEGGAKLLSDPKKADVIVINTCGFIEPAKREAIETILEFVEDKKVIVMGCLVQRYKEELQKEIPEVLAYFGTESWDSVVEFLGLEKKEKTQRVLTTPKSYAYLKIAEGCNRLCSFCAIPLIRGKHRSRPIEEILEEARYLASQGVKELCIVSQDTTYYGRDLYGRGYLIRLLNELERVEGIRWIRLLYLYPTEIEDDLLDYMQSSEKVLPYFDMPLQHISSKVLRSMRRGYEEGFVRGLIEKVRTKLPQAVLRTTFIVGYPTEEEEDFQRLLDFVSEGHFHWVGVFTYYQEEGTHAFSLGDPLSEKEKERRREELLRVQEGITLKKNQEFIGKELELLIDGYDEEFGYVPVGRIYAQAPEVDGITYVESERELKPGDMIRVKITQAGGYDLGAVELES, from the coding sequence ATGAAGGTAGGTGTGATAAGTTTGGGATGTGCTAAAAACCTTGTGGATACGGAGGTGCTTCTTGGAAAGCTAAAGGAAGGTGGTGCAAAGCTACTCAGCGACCCCAAAAAGGCGGATGTGATAGTTATAAACACCTGCGGTTTTATTGAGCCTGCAAAGAGAGAAGCCATAGAAACCATCTTAGAGTTTGTGGAAGACAAAAAGGTTATAGTGATGGGATGCCTCGTGCAAAGGTATAAGGAAGAGCTTCAAAAGGAAATTCCAGAGGTGCTTGCCTACTTTGGGACAGAAAGCTGGGACAGTGTGGTGGAGTTTCTGGGATTGGAGAAGAAGGAGAAAACTCAGAGGGTGCTCACCACTCCCAAGTCTTACGCATACCTAAAGATTGCAGAAGGGTGCAATAGGCTTTGCTCCTTTTGTGCCATACCCTTGATAAGAGGAAAGCACCGCTCCAGACCTATTGAGGAAATATTAGAGGAAGCCAGATACCTTGCAAGTCAAGGCGTAAAAGAGCTTTGCATAGTCTCACAAGACACCACCTACTACGGAAGAGACCTATACGGAAGAGGCTATCTTATAAGGCTACTCAACGAGCTTGAAAGGGTGGAAGGCATTAGGTGGATAAGACTTCTATATCTCTATCCCACAGAGATAGAGGATGACCTGCTTGACTATATGCAAAGTTCAGAAAAGGTCCTACCTTACTTTGATATGCCACTGCAACATATAAGCTCTAAGGTTTTAAGGAGCATGAGAAGGGGCTATGAGGAGGGCTTTGTAAGAGGTCTTATAGAAAAGGTTCGCACAAAACTGCCACAGGCTGTCCTGAGGACAACCTTTATAGTGGGCTATCCCACAGAGGAAGAAGAGGACTTTCAAAGGCTCTTGGACTTTGTTTCGGAGGGGCACTTCCACTGGGTTGGCGTCTTTACCTACTACCAAGAGGAAGGCACTCACGCCTTTTCTTTGGGAGACCCACTGTCAGAGAAAGAGAAGGAAAGAAGGAGGGAGGAGCTCCTAAGGGTTCAAGAAGGAATAACCCTTAAGAAAAACCAAGAGTTTATTGGGAAAGAGTTGGAACTGTTGATAGATGGTTATGACGAGGAGTTTGGCTATGTGCCAGTGGGTAGAATCTACGCACAAGCTCCAGAAGTGGATGGGATAACCTACGTGGAGTCTGAGAGGGAGTTAAAGCCAGGAGATATGATAAGGGTGAAGATAACTCAAGCGGGAGGGTATGACCTTGGGGCTGTGGAGCTTGAAAGCTGA
- a CDS encoding NADH-quinone oxidoreductase subunit J family protein codes for MEWLIFALLASWAVVSAMGVLFLKNPVHAILSFISLILAVAGMFLHMRAELLAGLQLIIYAVAIVVFYVLVITTIPWEKVKRFEGFYKREFLLGFPVLLVSFILFAYAIMKGSFANLGSQARDNVKEVGKSLFTTYLFPLEVASVILLTAMIGAILLGRKEE; via the coding sequence ATGGAGTGGTTGATATTTGCCTTACTTGCCTCTTGGGCGGTGGTTTCTGCCATGGGTGTGCTTTTTCTTAAAAACCCGGTTCATGCCATACTATCCTTTATAAGCCTTATACTTGCGGTGGCAGGCATGTTTTTGCACATGAGAGCAGAGCTACTGGCAGGCTTGCAGTTAATTATCTATGCGGTTGCCATAGTGGTCTTCTATGTGCTTGTGATAACCACCATACCCTGGGAGAAGGTAAAGAGGTTTGAGGGCTTCTACAAAAGGGAATTTCTCTTAGGCTTTCCTGTGCTACTTGTGAGCTTTATTTTGTTTGCTTATGCCATAATGAAGGGGAGCTTTGCCAACCTTGGCTCTCAGGCAAGGGACAATGTGAAAGAGGTGGGCAAAAGTCTTTTCACCACTTACCTCTTTCCTCTTGAAGTGGCTTCTGTTATACTATTGACCGCCATGATAGGAGCCATACTTCTTGGGAGGAAAGAGGAGTGA